In one window of Maribacter sp. BPC-D8 DNA:
- a CDS encoding TspO/MBR family protein has product MKRKLTYILIGIVICSVIGFLSSVVTQSSVNGWYMTLNKPSFNPPNWIFAPVWSALYIMMGISAGWVWAKGFHHKYVKTGLYHFGFQLLLNGLWSIVFFGLKQPFYGLLVIMALLVVLSLTIKWFNVVSKFAAILLIPYLLWVCFATALNYKIWELN; this is encoded by the coding sequence TTGAAAAGAAAGCTTACATACATTCTTATTGGTATTGTCATTTGTTCGGTTATTGGATTTCTTAGCAGCGTGGTCACGCAAAGCTCTGTAAACGGATGGTATATGACATTGAACAAGCCAAGTTTTAATCCGCCAAACTGGATTTTCGCTCCCGTATGGAGTGCTCTATATATTATGATGGGCATATCTGCCGGTTGGGTCTGGGCAAAAGGCTTTCATCATAAATATGTAAAAACGGGATTGTACCATTTTGGTTTTCAACTACTTTTAAATGGACTGTGGAGTATTGTATTTTTCGGACTAAAACAACCATTTTATGGGCTACTCGTAATTATGGCACTTCTCGTAGTTTTATCTCTTACTATTAAATGGTTCAATGTCGTCAGCAAATTTGCTGCCATATTACTAATTCCGTATTTACTTTGGGTTTGTTTCGCTACAGCTTTGAATTACAAAATCTGGGAGCTGAATTAA
- a CDS encoding mevalonate kinase: MKGPLFYSKILLFGEYGIIKDSKGLSIPYNFYKGALKSDASVSKEATKSNESLAAFALYLEELTVEEPSLVSFDLDLLKADVAEGMYFDSSIPQGYGVGSSGALVAAIYDKYAQDKITVLENLTREKLLKLKTIFGKMESFFHGKSSGLDPLNSYLSLPILINSKDNIESTSIPSQNAEGKGAVFLLDSGIIGETAPMVQIFMEQMKNDGFRKMLKNQFIKHTDACVEDFVNGNIQSLFGNLKQLSHVVLDNFKPMIPAKFHALWKNGIDTNDYYLKLCGSGGGGYILGFTEDFEKAKTALKDYKLEVVYNF, translated from the coding sequence ATGAAAGGACCTCTTTTTTATTCAAAAATTCTTCTCTTCGGAGAGTATGGTATCATTAAAGATTCCAAAGGATTATCAATACCCTATAATTTTTATAAGGGAGCTTTGAAATCTGATGCAAGCGTTTCAAAAGAGGCAACAAAATCTAACGAAAGTTTAGCTGCATTTGCTCTTTATTTAGAAGAGCTAACTGTTGAAGAACCAAGTTTAGTTTCTTTCGATTTAGATCTTTTAAAAGCTGATGTTGCTGAAGGTATGTATTTTGACAGTTCTATACCGCAAGGGTATGGTGTAGGTAGTAGTGGTGCTTTAGTCGCAGCTATTTATGATAAATACGCACAAGATAAAATAACGGTTCTAGAGAACTTAACCAGAGAAAAATTATTGAAACTAAAAACGATATTCGGTAAAATGGAATCGTTTTTTCATGGTAAATCATCTGGTCTAGATCCATTGAATAGTTACTTAAGCCTTCCAATTCTTATAAACTCTAAAGACAATATTGAGTCTACCAGCATTCCTTCTCAAAATGCAGAAGGTAAAGGAGCTGTATTCTTATTAGATAGTGGTATTATTGGAGAAACTGCACCAATGGTTCAGATTTTCATGGAGCAAATGAAGAATGACGGTTTTCGTAAAATGCTAAAAAATCAATTCATAAAGCATACAGATGCTTGTGTAGAAGATTTTGTAAATGGCAATATTCAGTCATTGTTCGGTAATTTAAAGCAATTATCTCATGTTGTTTTAGATAATTTTAAACCTATGATTCCTGCAAAATTTCATGCTTTATGGAAAAACGGAATCGATACTAACGATTACTACTTAAAGCTTTGTGGCTCAGGTGGTGGTGGTTATATTTTAGGTTTCACCGAAGATTTTGAAAAAGCTAAAACTGCGTTAAAAGACTACAAACTAGAAGTAGTCTATAATTTTTAG
- the argH gene encoding argininosuccinate lyase, whose translation MKLWDKGFSTDKKIDHFTVGNDRELDLLLAKYDVIASRAHAKMLGEIGLITPKETQDLVRELNTIAARIEKGTFTIENSFEDMHSKIEYMLTLSLGDTGKKIHTARSRNDQVLVAMHLYLKDELTEIKSMTKSLFNLLLVKAQEHKDVMLPGYTHLQIAMPSSFGLWFSAYAESLIDDLYFIEAAYKVADQNPLGSAAGYGSSFAIDRKFTTKEMGFSTLKYNVVAAQMSRGKVEKATAFGIANIAATLSKMAMDICLYMSQNFNFISFPDELTTGSSIMPHKKNPDVFELVRGKCNKLQSIPNQLTLIINNLPSGYHRDLQLVKEIIIPAIQDMKACLEILTFSLKEIKVNNDILEDPKYDYLFSVDTLNELVQNGMPFRDAYKKMGQEINEGTFTPKRDIHHTHEGSLGNLCLKEINDKMKEI comes from the coding sequence ATGAAACTCTGGGATAAAGGATTTAGCACTGATAAAAAGATTGATCATTTCACCGTTGGTAATGACAGAGAACTAGATTTACTTTTAGCTAAGTATGATGTTATTGCATCTAGAGCTCATGCTAAAATGTTAGGCGAAATTGGACTGATTACACCTAAAGAAACTCAAGACCTTGTAAGAGAGTTGAATACTATCGCTGCAAGAATAGAAAAAGGAACTTTTACTATTGAAAATTCTTTTGAAGACATGCATTCTAAAATAGAATACATGCTTACCCTTAGCTTAGGTGATACTGGTAAAAAAATACATACTGCCCGCTCTAGAAACGATCAAGTTTTAGTGGCTATGCACCTTTATTTGAAAGATGAATTAACAGAAATTAAATCGATGACCAAGTCGCTATTTAATCTTCTTTTAGTAAAAGCCCAAGAACATAAAGATGTTATGTTACCTGGGTATACGCATTTACAAATCGCTATGCCTTCTTCATTCGGACTCTGGTTTTCTGCCTATGCAGAAAGCTTAATAGACGACCTTTATTTTATTGAAGCCGCCTATAAAGTTGCTGACCAAAATCCATTAGGTAGTGCTGCTGGTTATGGTAGTTCATTTGCAATCGACCGTAAATTTACTACTAAAGAAATGGGCTTTAGCACACTAAAATACAATGTAGTCGCTGCTCAAATGAGTAGAGGAAAAGTAGAAAAAGCAACCGCTTTCGGTATCGCAAATATTGCCGCAACGCTTTCTAAAATGGCTATGGATATTTGTCTGTACATGAGCCAGAACTTTAACTTCATCTCTTTCCCAGATGAATTGACTACAGGTTCTAGCATTATGCCACATAAAAAAAATCCTGATGTTTTTGAATTGGTTCGTGGTAAATGTAACAAGCTACAGTCTATACCAAATCAGCTTACTTTAATCATCAATAACCTACCAAGCGGATACCATAGAGACCTGCAATTAGTGAAGGAAATTATTATACCGGCAATTCAAGACATGAAAGCGTGTTTAGAAATATTGACATTTAGTTTAAAAGAAATTAAAGTCAATAATGATATCTTAGAAGACCCGAAGTATGACTACCTATTTAGCGTTGACACTTTAAATGAGTTGGTGCAAAACGGCATGCCTTTTAGAGATGCCTACAAGAAAATGGGACAAGAAATTAACGAAGGTACTTTTACACCGAAGAGAGATATTCACCACACTCACGAAGGTAGTTTGGGCAATCTTTGTTTGAAGGAAATTAATGATAAAATGAAGGAGATTTAG
- a CDS encoding YihY/virulence factor BrkB family protein, producing MALKTEEKNSKFRLKHIPKLLVKTYNEWMEKEPFQISAVIAYYAILSLPGLLILILELVGGIWGKEIVRGELFAEISSAMGSDTAQSIQEMIADRGSQQTSLVATLLGVGVLIYGATGVFYQLQNSLNDIWEVKPKYSNEVLSTLFMRLKGFGFIIIIGFLLLVSFVLTSLLSAFSTQLSKLLPDGMLELGFGLDFVLSLGFIYLLFGAMFKYLPSTHVRWKAVKVGAALTALLFLIGKYALAFYFGKAEPGSTYGAAGSIILVMLWVSYSSLIVTFGAQFTKIYSDRYLKEN from the coding sequence ATGGCACTAAAAACAGAAGAGAAAAACTCTAAATTCAGACTAAAACATATTCCTAAGTTACTGGTGAAAACCTATAACGAATGGATGGAGAAAGAGCCATTTCAAATAAGTGCGGTTATAGCATATTATGCAATTCTCTCTTTGCCCGGTTTATTGATTTTAATATTGGAATTAGTTGGGGGAATTTGGGGTAAAGAGATTGTGCGTGGTGAGTTATTTGCTGAAATTTCATCGGCTATGGGATCCGATACGGCACAATCAATTCAAGAAATGATAGCTGATCGCGGTAGTCAACAAACATCATTAGTAGCGACCCTTTTGGGAGTAGGAGTATTGATATATGGTGCAACCGGAGTATTCTATCAGTTACAAAATTCGTTAAATGACATTTGGGAGGTAAAACCGAAATACTCTAATGAAGTGCTATCTACTTTGTTTATGAGATTAAAGGGCTTTGGATTTATAATAATTATAGGATTTCTATTATTGGTAAGTTTTGTGCTCACCTCATTATTGTCTGCCTTTTCTACACAACTTTCTAAACTTTTGCCAGACGGTATGTTAGAGTTAGGTTTTGGATTAGATTTTGTATTATCTCTTGGCTTTATTTATCTCTTATTTGGAGCAATGTTTAAATACCTGCCCAGCACCCATGTTCGATGGAAAGCAGTTAAGGTAGGTGCTGCATTAACCGCATTATTGTTTTTAATAGGTAAATATGCGCTTGCGTTCTATTTCGGTAAAGCAGAGCCGGGTTCGACCTATGGCGCTGCTGGTAGCATAATATTGGTCATGTTGTGGGTATCTTATTCTAGTTTAATCGTCACTTTCGGAGCCCAGTTCACCAAAATTTATTCAGATAGATATTTGAAGGAGAACTAA
- a CDS encoding pseudouridine synthase: protein MSRDDSSRGKNASGRQGGNFKKKSFARGNAPIKKNVTPAKPQDPNSIRLNKYVANSGVCSRRDADIYIAAGNVTVNGKPIIEMGYKVKLSDEVKFDGQLLNPVKREYVLLNKPKDFLTTVRDEKGKRHVSGLISSASKSKLLPVDKLEKEHTGLLLFTNDGSMTKVLKSPVNGMRKIYHLVLDQELRSADLKKIQEGVVVDEKAVRVQDVSFIADAPKREVGIEIYSSRNKIVERIFENLGYTIQRMDRVVYGGLTKKDLPRGHWRYLTDQEVINLKMIK, encoded by the coding sequence ATGAGTAGGGATGATTCTAGTAGGGGAAAAAATGCTTCAGGTAGGCAAGGTGGTAATTTTAAAAAGAAGAGCTTCGCTCGTGGTAATGCGCCCATTAAAAAAAATGTGACGCCAGCTAAACCACAAGACCCAAATTCTATTAGATTAAATAAATATGTTGCCAACTCTGGGGTATGTTCTCGAAGAGATGCAGATATATACATTGCTGCCGGTAATGTAACTGTAAATGGAAAGCCTATTATAGAAATGGGATATAAGGTTAAGTTGAGCGATGAAGTAAAATTCGATGGTCAATTACTAAATCCTGTGAAGAGAGAATATGTATTGCTGAACAAGCCAAAAGACTTTCTTACTACTGTACGTGATGAAAAAGGGAAAAGACACGTTTCTGGATTAATATCTAGTGCTTCTAAGTCAAAATTACTTCCGGTAGATAAATTGGAAAAAGAACATACAGGTTTACTTTTGTTCACCAATGATGGTAGCATGACCAAGGTGTTGAAAAGCCCTGTAAACGGCATGCGTAAGATTTATCATTTGGTTTTAGACCAAGAATTAAGAAGTGCGGATTTAAAGAAGATTCAAGAAGGCGTAGTTGTTGATGAAAAGGCAGTTCGTGTACAAGATGTAAGCTTTATTGCTGATGCTCCAAAAAGAGAAGTCGGTATTGAGATTTATAGTTCTAGGAATAAAATTGTAGAACGCATTTTTGAAAATTTAGGATATACGATTCAAAGAATGGATAGGGTTGTTTATGGTGGTCTTACTAAAAAAGATTTACCAAGAGGACACTGGAGGTATTTGACCGATCAAGAGGTTATAAATCTTAAGATGATCAAATAA
- a CDS encoding diphosphomevalonate/mevalonate 3,5-bisphosphate decarboxylase family protein produces MSEKEFIPASYTTLKEEGTVSYSSPSNIALVKYWGKRANQIPANPSISFTLAACVTKTSVQYKKKDEKSDEFSFDLLFEGEAKEEFKPKINTFLKRIEVYLPFLKEYHFIINTSNSFPHSSGIASSASGMSALALCFMEMERSFSESISDEYFNRKVSFLSRLGSGSACRSIEGPLVQWGETASIEGSSNLFGIKYPYAVHELFNNFHDTILLVDKGEKQVSSTVGHELMHGHPFATQRFDQAHTNLEKLKSVFADGDLDTFINIVESEALTLHAMMMTSNPYFILMKPNTLSIINEIWKFRQESNTHVCFTLDAGANVHVLYPENEKDIVFPFIKEKLVPFCQNGQYICDRIGLGAKKL; encoded by the coding sequence ATGTCAGAAAAAGAATTTATTCCAGCATCATATACCACATTGAAAGAAGAAGGCACAGTATCGTATTCTTCGCCCAGCAATATTGCTTTGGTAAAGTATTGGGGTAAGAGAGCGAATCAGATCCCTGCTAACCCATCAATCAGTTTTACATTGGCTGCATGCGTTACTAAAACTAGTGTTCAGTATAAAAAGAAGGACGAAAAAAGTGATGAGTTTTCGTTCGACTTATTATTTGAAGGTGAAGCAAAAGAAGAATTTAAGCCGAAAATAAATACATTTTTAAAAAGAATAGAAGTCTATCTGCCGTTTTTAAAAGAGTATCACTTTATTATAAATACATCAAATTCTTTTCCGCATAGTAGTGGTATAGCATCATCTGCGAGTGGTATGTCAGCATTGGCATTATGTTTTATGGAGATGGAGAGGTCTTTCTCTGAGTCTATTTCTGATGAATATTTTAATAGAAAAGTTTCGTTCTTGTCTCGTTTAGGTTCAGGTAGCGCATGTCGCAGTATTGAAGGACCTTTGGTGCAATGGGGTGAAACAGCTTCGATTGAAGGAAGCTCAAACTTATTCGGTATAAAGTATCCGTACGCAGTACATGAGCTATTCAATAATTTTCATGATACTATTTTATTAGTTGATAAGGGTGAGAAACAAGTAAGTAGTACGGTAGGTCATGAGTTAATGCATGGGCACCCGTTTGCGACTCAGCGGTTTGATCAGGCGCATACCAATTTAGAAAAGTTGAAATCGGTTTTCGCAGATGGTGATTTAGATACTTTCATAAATATTGTAGAAAGCGAAGCACTTACATTACATGCGATGATGATGACTAGTAATCCGTATTTCATACTAATGAAGCCCAATACCCTTTCAATAATTAATGAGATTTGGAAATTTAGGCAAGAATCTAATACCCATGTTTGCTTTACCTTAGATGCAGGTGCCAATGTTCATGTATTATATCCGGAAAATGAAAAGGATATCGTTTTTCCGTTTATAAAAGAGAAGTTAGTGCCTTTTTGTCAAAATGGGCAGTATATTTGTGATCGAATTGGTCTGGGTGCTAAGAAGTTGTAG
- a CDS encoding zinc-binding metallopeptidase family protein produces the protein MKLFQCTNCKNTVVFENNKCVNCGYLLGYSSYYNKIVSLDVNATKWQLPELEDKTYTYCRNHKHNVCNWLVDVEKGNEFCLACSLNRTIPDILDDDNLNKWQHIEIAKHRLVYQLLRFRLPIVSKTTDDLKGFCFDFLAKDDLPEGSKDLKTGHANGVITLLISEADPVVREQVKQQMSERYRTLLGHFRHEVGHYFWDLLIRDNPDVLAEFRTIFGDDSQSYADALNNHYNNGPQANWQQRFISKYASSHPWEDWAETWSHYLHLTDVLETAYNFGLKTDPKITAKKNLKMNASFDPYKETSFKKVMDTGIPLLFALNSMSRSMGEDDPYPFIISEPVKNKLEFIHKLLKSV, from the coding sequence ATGAAATTATTTCAGTGTACAAACTGTAAGAATACAGTTGTTTTCGAGAATAACAAATGTGTAAACTGTGGCTACCTTTTAGGGTATTCTTCTTATTACAATAAGATAGTTTCCTTAGATGTAAATGCTACTAAATGGCAACTTCCAGAATTGGAAGACAAAACCTATACATACTGTAGAAATCATAAACATAATGTTTGTAACTGGCTTGTAGATGTTGAAAAAGGAAATGAGTTTTGTTTAGCATGCAGTTTAAATAGAACCATACCTGATATTCTAGATGACGACAATCTAAATAAGTGGCAGCACATTGAAATTGCCAAACATAGATTGGTATATCAATTATTGCGATTTAGACTACCTATAGTAAGTAAGACTACAGACGATTTAAAGGGATTTTGCTTCGATTTTTTAGCGAAAGACGATTTGCCAGAAGGGTCAAAAGATTTAAAAACTGGTCATGCTAATGGCGTAATTACTCTTTTAATTTCTGAAGCAGATCCAGTTGTACGAGAACAAGTCAAACAACAAATGTCTGAACGTTATAGAACCTTGCTCGGTCATTTTAGGCATGAAGTCGGACACTATTTTTGGGACTTGCTTATTCGTGACAATCCTGATGTATTGGCTGAATTCAGAACTATTTTCGGAGATGATTCACAGTCATATGCTGATGCTTTGAACAATCATTATAACAATGGTCCTCAAGCAAATTGGCAACAACGTTTTATAAGTAAGTATGCATCATCGCACCCCTGGGAAGATTGGGCAGAAACCTGGTCGCATTATCTACACTTGACCGATGTTTTGGAAACCGCCTATAATTTTGGACTCAAAACAGATCCTAAGATTACCGCCAAGAAAAATTTAAAGATGAATGCTAGTTTCGATCCTTACAAAGAAACCAGTTTTAAAAAAGTGATGGATACCGGTATTCCGTTACTGTTCGCATTGAATAGTATGAGCCGATCTATGGGAGAAGACGATCCATACCCATTCATCATATCAGAACCCGTAAAGAATAAATTAGAGTTCATTCATAAATTATTGAAGAGTGTCTGA
- a CDS encoding DUF1697 domain-containing protein, which produces MKTFIAFLRGINVSGKHKIPMAELRELCNGLKLQDVETYIQSGNVVFKSELQNTSELEALISKAILKSFGFEVPVIVKTTSQLRDILNDNPFESEDEIIRKQVYFVLLNDVPKVEEFTTFKAESYENEEFSISDNCIYLKCKVGYGKAKLNNNLIERKLKILATTRNYRTMHKLLELSN; this is translated from the coding sequence ATGAAGACTTTTATCGCATTTTTAAGAGGGATAAATGTCAGCGGAAAACATAAAATACCGATGGCTGAACTTCGAGAACTGTGCAATGGTTTAAAACTACAAGATGTTGAAACGTACATTCAAAGTGGTAATGTGGTTTTTAAAAGTGAACTGCAGAATACGTCAGAATTAGAAGCATTGATTTCTAAAGCTATTTTAAAAAGTTTTGGTTTCGAAGTACCTGTAATAGTAAAGACTACTTCACAATTACGCGATATTCTTAATGATAATCCGTTCGAATCGGAAGATGAAATTATAAGAAAGCAAGTCTATTTTGTATTGCTTAATGATGTTCCGAAAGTTGAAGAATTTACTACGTTTAAGGCAGAATCGTACGAGAACGAAGAGTTTTCAATTTCTGATAATTGTATTTATCTAAAGTGTAAAGTTGGGTATGGCAAAGCAAAATTGAATAATAATTTGATAGAGCGAAAACTGAAAATTTTGGCAACTACCAGAAACTATAGAACCATGCACAAATTATTAGAGTTGAGTAATTAG
- a CDS encoding geranylgeranylglycerol-phosphate geranylgeranyltransferase: MLNRRNKLLLLKVLSLFSVVRGYNILVIALAQYLASIYILAPELPVRKVVFDVNLFVIVIASAMVIAAGYIINNFYDAEKDLINKPRKSMLDRLVSQRFKLTTYFVLNFLAVIAASYVSFRAVFFFSSYIFGIWIYSHKLKKIPFLGNFISATLAITPFFVVFIYYKNIQPVIFMHAVFLFLLILAREMIKDLENISGDLAQNYRTIPIIYGARTSKVLISLLILLTLVPSLLLIFKFDVGYMNFYFMLCVVLLVLFIFLLFKANARKDYVWLHNILKLIIVMGVFGILLIDVDLVLNRIL, translated from the coding sequence ATGCTTAATAGAAGAAATAAACTCTTACTTTTAAAAGTACTGAGTCTTTTTTCAGTGGTTAGGGGGTATAACATTCTAGTTATAGCGCTAGCCCAATATTTGGCGTCGATTTATATTTTAGCGCCAGAGCTTCCTGTTCGTAAAGTCGTTTTTGACGTTAATCTTTTCGTCATTGTAATAGCTTCTGCTATGGTTATTGCTGCGGGTTATATTATCAATAATTTCTACGATGCAGAAAAAGACCTCATTAATAAACCACGAAAAAGTATGTTGGATCGTTTGGTAAGCCAGCGATTTAAGTTAACTACGTATTTTGTGCTCAATTTTCTAGCAGTAATAGCAGCCAGTTATGTTTCTTTTAGAGCTGTTTTCTTCTTCTCATCATACATTTTCGGTATTTGGATCTATTCTCATAAGTTGAAGAAAATTCCGTTTTTAGGGAATTTTATTTCAGCCACTTTGGCAATTACACCATTCTTTGTGGTTTTTATTTACTACAAGAATATTCAGCCAGTGATTTTTATGCATGCAGTATTTCTTTTTTTATTGATACTAGCTCGAGAAATGATTAAAGATTTAGAAAATATTTCAGGAGATTTAGCTCAGAATTATAGAACTATCCCGATAATTTACGGAGCACGAACTTCTAAAGTTCTTATCAGCTTATTGATTTTATTGACCCTAGTGCCATCATTACTTCTAATTTTTAAGTTCGATGTGGGGTATATGAACTTTTATTTCATGCTTTGTGTGGTATTGCTAGTCCTTTTTATATTTCTTTTATTTAAGGCAAACGCCCGTAAAGACTATGTTTGGCTGCATAATATTCTTAAATTAATTATAGTAATGGGTGTCTTTGGTATTCTACTCATAGACGTTGACCTTGTTTTAAACAGAATACTATAG